The following DNA comes from Equus caballus isolate H_3958 breed thoroughbred chromosome 15, TB-T2T, whole genome shotgun sequence.
tttcatatttctttgaatatagcAATCTTATTTCCTAAAAACGCACTCTCTTTCTGAATCTTCCCGACCACATATAACTCACTTTATATTTGTGCAGATTGCGTGTGAATAGGtatgtgggtttgtgtgtgtatgtatgcatatttgtGAATCTTCCTCCTTCATGTTGGGAACTTCCTTAAAAGTCTGGTAACATTgggctttaaaataatatttaagactgAAACATCACATACTGTGTGTATTTTCTTAACTTATAATGTCTCTTGATAATTCCTCCTCCTACTTCCATGAAGAAGACTCTCAAGGTGCcatttcctgttttccatttaaGTAACTGGCCATTTCTCTATCCAAATTCCTTATTTCCAACGTCCTGAACTATTTCATCTATCACTGTGTCTTTTGCTCACTTACTgtcatttaatttataaaatatctgtttctttattaTCATAAGAATTGAGTTTTAAGAGGGAGAGACGACAAATATATGGActtaaattcacacacttatctagacttggaaacaatattaaatacaagtaaacaaaaggaaaaaatgaatgagtaagacAAAGTTTCATAAAGCAatgtataatattatatacaTGTTAGAGAAACAGAGAACATGCTATTTGGAAGAGCTTGAGCAGAGTCGTGAGAGCTACAATGAATGTGTGTTTAGATGTTCCAGTAAAGCGTCTTCTTTAACTGCAGCATTTAGAACCTaaatgaggaggcagaagaggatgacTTTCTGTAAGTGAACTGGACAATAAGGATTCATGCTACATttcagaacaaatgaaacaaatgataataCCTGACTTCAGGAAAATTTGATTTGACTTTTACTTTGCCAAGTAgacttaagaaagaaatatatcgCGTCAACATGAGCTGATAGGCTACTGTAGTTTTAGAGGTAAGTTTTAGGGCttaaatatgatagaaaaatcatcctttaagggtcataaaaatttattgataCTAAAACTCTACAATGTATAAATTTACATAGATTTTCTATGCTTATGTTTTGAATACAACGTCTGATTTTGCTGAAATGTGAGTCTGTGTCGGACAGTAAAACATACTTAtcctaataaaataataattgaaatgtttttgaaataattttaaagatttcttggaaaactctttggcaacaaatgtttgcatattcaaattttaatctCTGGGTTGGAAaacaagttttctttcttccaaaatcaGTTCTGTTCTTCATTGAAGAGatgtagaattttaaataatacactgACTGCAATAACaagttaaaaattatagttttttaAGGTTAGAAAGTTAATAGCTTATAGTTTTACACTTAACTTACTCTTGTGTTTCCCTCTAGGAAAAAAACATGTCAATGCCCCATggaaaattataatcaaatatCCACTGATTTCATCTTATCGGGGTTGTTTCCACCATCAATAACTGGCCTGGTcctcttcattctcattgttctcGTTTTCCTAATGGTTCTGCTTGGCAACTTGTCTGAGATCCTTCTCATCCTCCCAGACAGTCATCTCCACAGTCCTATGTATTTCCTAATTAGTCAGCTCTCCCTCATGGACCTGAACTACATCTCCACCATTGTCCCCAAAGTGGCTTCCAATTTTCTGTTTGGAAACAAGTCTATCTCCTTCATTGAATGTGGGATTCATAGCTTCCTCTTCTTGACTTTACCAATTGCAGAAGCACTGCTCTTGACATCTATGGCCTATAATCGTTATGTGgctatttgctttcctctccactatTCCATTCATATAAGCCAAAGAGTGTgtgtgatgatgataatagaaTCTTGGATAATGGGCTCTATCAACTCCTGTGCCCACACCGCATATGTCTTCCATATCCCCTACTGTCTATTCAGGGCCATCGACCATTTCTTCTGTTATGTCCCAGCCATGTTGACTCTGGCCTGCCATGGATAACTGGGTTCATGAGTACACAGTGTTTATGAGCACCACCCTctttcttgtgtttccttttattgGAATTACATGTTCCTATGGTTGCGTTCTCCTTGCTGTCCACCTCATGCACtcagcagaaaggaggaagaagttcTATTCCACCTGAAACACCCACCTGACTGTGATGACTTTCTATTATGCTCCCTTTGTTTACAATTATCTATGCCCAAGGTCCCCCCAATCTCCAATGGAGGACAAGATTCTGGCTGTCTTCTATACCATTGTGACCCCAATgctcaaccccatcatctacagcctgagaaacaaagaggtgaTGGGGGCCCTAAGAAGAGTGATTCAAAGAATATGCACTGTGAAAATGTAGACAGAGTTTTTTGCTTATGTACCCAGGACCTGGTTATAAGTTCACTAATCATAAatagtaagtaaaaatattttatgcataggGTTCAAGTAGTAAAATTAATCTAGATCAGAAGAAAATCACTCATATCTGGACAAAACTAGCTTGTAAATACATGTAAAACTGATAACTCAAGgagaattttcttctgaaaagatTTCTATTATGAGTAGATTTCAACCCATCAATTTCAATATAAATCAATTTCTTGTAAATCTGAGTTTAATTTTAAGTGTAAATTTAATGTATGGTATTTTAATGATTCCTCtcaaatttatggtaatttgtggACTTTGTATAAGACATAGGAAAtggttttatatttcaaatgcttgtttattcattttatcattgtatttcaattacatgttaaaatgatgttagttttctctttggttaatgatttatttttgaaacttcaTACGAAAAGCATGTTCTTTTCCATCGATTatctttcatattaatttttaaattatctgtacATCTTATTTAAAGTTCTAAGCCTGTGGACATTTTCTTTGCAATGTTGCTGATGAATTCTAATGACTTCCAATGCTGTATTACAATGACTATATGTGTACTTTTATTTACAACAATTTAGGACAAAGTTTACATCCTAAGTTCCCTAAGATTCCCTGTCCTAGAACTCTGGTGAGATAGTTAATAATTTTGCTAATGACACAAGGATGGTCTCTGGGATGGATGGATAAGTCAGACCCCGCTCCCATCATGGGTCATTGTTCCTGGCAGAAGAGATCATCCTCCCTTCTGTGCAGTGGCCACTTCTACCATTGATGCTCCATTTGCAGCTGCTGTTGACATCACTACCACCCATTTAGTTCCATGTCCCAACCCAGACAGTCCCTTTGCATCCTGTCATTCTTTGAgcacagatgtgtgtgtgcacatggggAAGCCAGGTCAATTGCTCCATGTACATGCTTCCTGAGCCCACAAGTGCAGGTGCTATTGCTGGACCAAAACTGCATTCTAATGCTGCCATCTAGCCTAGCTCCCCTGCTCACATGCATACTCAGagataaaattattgagaattttgAGATTTCAACAACAGAATATTAAATCAAGCAAAGTGTCTTTCTGAGTGTGAGACCCCATGCAAGCACACAGGCCACATTCCCATGAGGTCAGCCCTGAGAAGAGTAAAGTAAGTGAGTGGGAAGGGAATAGTATCATTCAAACCAGGAAAATGATGACAATATCTGCTGTTTGTGTCAGTTGTAGTCAATGTAAATATTCTGAGGGGgtatggaaagaaggaaataaggcaataaaaattatgttaaatgtgattttatatgCATCTAATTTTATTAAGCCCCATTTCCTGAGTCAtccatagaaaaattaatttgagtatcctattttttcaaacttttgaacaaattttaaaaagcagaatgctTGTGAAAACAGTGCAAGCTTCTCTACCTAATCTTTGCTGCTTTACTTCTAAAATTGGCAAGAAGTCCAATCATAGTTCTTAATGTCCTTTAGAGAATGTAAAAACCCTGAGAGCCTCTTTTTCTGAGGTGTAAGTGATCTCAGGCCAAATACTGTTGGCATCATGAGCACAAACATGAACACATTCTGAAATGTGAAAACTGTAAACTACTTCAGTGCACAGCTCCTTGTTTGGCACTGTCAGCAAGTACACTTGAGTGCCAGAAACACTTcatcttattcttttatttctggaaCTGGGAAATTGTTCTTCCATGTCTAGGAATTCTGAGTATTATATACTGTATATAATTTCGATAAGAATTTCCAAGCTGCCCAGTTTTTTAAATCCTTATTAGTAGAGGCTATGGAAGATACACTGTAGGTTGGGGAAGAAAcgtaagtctcaataaattgtattttgaacaatttatttgaaaagtcatgcttctgaaaacatttttatcttttttttgtctttgcttgAAACAGCAAAAATGTCATCTTTGGAAGAATATGGTTCCAGATCACATTTTGTTGGTTTGTTCCCCATGTCTCGGGTGTTGTAAGTGGAATCATCAAATGTGTGTATCATCATAGCTCAGAAAATTGAGGGgtacttctcatttcttttaaacgTTAGAGAGTGcaaattttattcattctgaCTGCAACAAAATTAATGTAAACTGGTTTGCCAAAATTGTTTCCCCAAATACTGaaacatccttattttacagtCATGAAGTAATTGAGTATGTCAAGAGGTAAAGGGAATTTGTACTGTTGAAACCACCTGATAATTCATAGGTTGACACAGCCAATTGGAAATTTGTAGACGTGCAACCGTGTGCAGTTTTATGTAACAGGTTCAACAAGGCACTGCTGACCCCAAATACTGCCATATGTCCCTTCTGGCATTTAGCCATGGTCCTTTCCACTTAGATCAACACCCTTCAGTTTATTGTTCTCACTCACCTGGTCTCCTTATCTCCAGTATTGGACTTTTCCAATTGATTACCACAATTTAACATTTCTCAAATGCAAGTCTGAACATTTTACTATTGTTTGCAAAACCTTGGGTCACAAAAGGACAGGAAACTAGGCTATAAGTTGAAGCAGGAAAGAAGTGCTATTGGAACACTTACATCTGTTTCTTGTCAAACATCTCACCTTTGCTCATACCCTACCTTTTCCATGGCATCATTTCCCTGAGCACAGCCCCCCTGCCCAGCTTAGTGTACTCATCTGACAACAATATTTGTCACCATTCAACACTCATCTCCAGGGTCTTCTCTCAGCCCCCTTGTTTGGCTGAATTTGCATGTCAAAGCTAGAGCTGATGTGTCCTAATGAGCTGTGCCCTTTCCACATGAGCATCAAAACAATCGATGTATTTTACTACAACAATTTGTACAAACTATGCCTACAATTCAAGTTCCTTGAGGACAGTAGCCATGCTTTATTATGAGTTTAAACTCATTTAGCTaggaactattatttttattataacatagCACAAGAAACGTTggctgaagaaataaagaattgaatgtTTGATGTTCTTCCTCTGCTTATTTGTTTAATAAGTTATGTATTTGAAATATCATCTCAGATACCACCTCATGAAGGGAAACTTCTCTAAATCCAGCTTACACATGGGGTTAATATTTTTCCCACAGTACCTTATATGGTCTTGGATACTCAGTCTACCACAAGTTACTAACAATCTCAGAGAGGTAAAACACTCACTAGATGCCTTCAAGATTGGACCATGAAGAACAACACAGCCTACCGTAAATGTGGGCAGATGACAGGATTGTCACAGTAATGATCAACCACATTAAAATGAGCATAATTTCTATGATACATCATTTAAATTGCCACCAAGCAGAAAGTAGGAActcaaagaaatgagaaagtctgatactttactctttattttttattaatttcaaattcACAGAAAAGTAACATGAATAATAATGGTGCAATTAACACTCAAATACCCTTTAACTATATTGGCCTATTAACATTATAACCCTTTGACTTCatcactttttctctctgtaaCTCATCAGCTGCACATCTTatgatttttctctaaatattttcattatatatttcctaagaatatgAATATTCTCCCATAGAGTCACAGTGCAGTTATCAACTTCAGAAAATGTAATATTGATGTGattgtataaatattttccatGCAGAAGGAGTATAAAAATGAAGAGCTTTCCAGTACAAGAAAACAATACCTTCAAAAGGGATGAATATAGGACAACACATCTTGTGTGATAATCTGAGGAACAACATTGGCATAAGGTCCTAAACTTCCGAtgtgtagagagaaggaaaataaaccattAGTACCAAAATTTCCTACTTGATAGTTTCTTGAAAGACAGAGCCCACattcaacattttctttaaagctcCTGTGACATCCTTATTCCTAATACTATAGATTAAAGGGTTTAGAACAGGAGTGATTATGGTGTGAAATACAGATACAACCATATCCTTCTCAGGTGTGTGGTAGGAGCTGGGGAACATGTAGGTGTAGACCGAAGCCCCATAAAAGAGGGTGACCACCATCATATGTGAAGAACAAGTGGTTAAGGCCTTCTTCCACCCCTCTGCTGAGTTCATCCTGTGGATGGTGAGGAGGATAAAAGTATAGGAGCTTGAAATGACTATCACCAGGATGAGGAGCATGAGTACACAGCACAGGTACATGAGCATCTCATAGAGAGAGgtatctgagcaggagagcttcaTTAAAGCAGGGACCTCACAGGAGAAATGATGGATCTCCCGGGACCTGCAGAAGGGGAAGGTCATGGTGACAGGTGTGAGCATGAAGCCATCCACTGACCCTAGGAACCAGCAGCCAGACACCAAAAGGAGACATACCCTGTGGTTCATGAGAATAGGATAATGGAGTGGatggcagatggccacatagcgatcataggccatggcagctaGAAGGAAACATTCTGAACCTACTAGTGACAGATAGAGAAACATTTGCATCTCACATTCAGGGGCTGAGATCTCATTCACACCCATGACCTGGTCCATCAGCATCTTGGGCACGGTGACAGAAATGTACATCATGTCCATGAGAGACAGTTGACTGATGcaaaagtacatgggggtgtggaggtgggctTGAGAGTATACCAGAAGGATCAGGATGGTGTTTCCAAACAAGGTCGtcaggaaaaccacaaaaatgacgACACAAAGCAGAACTGGGTGCTTGGATTGACTGACGAATCCCATCAGaatgaaatctgaccatttggTGTTGTTGGCCACCAACATGGTGTTGTCCATGAGATTTCACCTAGATCACCAAGCTTTGGGAGCTTTGGGATTAATAGATTGGTAGAGCTTTGGGATTAATAGATTGTTCATGGGATATTATCAACAGAAATTAATGATTTGTGAgcttgtgtttctgtgtctgtgtgtgtgggtgagtgtACATGCCAACCCAATTGTGCTaacaggaggtggttccagggatCTGTAGATTTGGCAATTGTAAGTTACCTGTAACTCAACAGTATtaccagaaaattaagaatttgcaACTGTAGGTGAAAAGAATCCTTCACTCATAGCAAGATTGCTGTAGTTCAAGGTCATGAGATTTTCTGATGATAGATAACGTTTATTATCAAGtgtggaaattttcaaaaatcacttccccatgcaaaaacaaaaagcaaatcattaaaaaaaagataaatctcacctcttatttctagaaaattttgtTGTAGAAGTCAGACTAGAAGCAACATCTCTGGTTTAAGGATCCAAGTGGGATCCTAAAAACTTGGGAAGGTATATTCCATATAAGAAAGTAACTGAAACATGATGTGGGTAAATACCATTCTGAAAGTTTGAACACCCTTTGCTTGTAGGATCAAACTATGCTGTGAGGGACTGTGGTTGTGTG
Coding sequences within:
- the LOC138917733 gene encoding olfactory receptor 2T29-like: MDNTMLVANNTKWSDFILMGFVSQSKHPVLLCVVIFVVFLTTLFGNTILILLVYSQAHLHTPMYFCISQLSLMDMMYISVTVPKMLMDQVMGVNEISAPECEMQMFLYLSLVGSECFLLAAMAYDRYVAICHPLHYPILMNHRVCLLLVSGCWFLGSVDGFMLTPVTMTFPFCRSREIHHFSCEVPALMKLSCSDTSLYEMLMYLCCVLMLLILVIVISSSYTFILLTIHRMNSAEGWKKALTTCSSHMMVVTLFYGASVYTYMFPSSYHTPEKDMVVSVFHTIITPVLNPLIYSIRNKDVTGALKKMLNVGSVFQETIK